One Aegilops tauschii subsp. strangulata cultivar AL8/78 chromosome 2, Aet v6.0, whole genome shotgun sequence genomic window, ggatttgtgcaacaaggacaagcgtgcctggcattcggcctggatggagaaactcgacaaagctcacgtcgtgtacatggccaaggaggcgtacacgagctacgacatgtacaggcggatcgttgacatgaggaagtgcctccttccccaaaacggccagggatccagccagaagcagagcaatggcaagcgtcgttgcaacaataagtagatgattagatccttgtttctcctagtttagtatgcatgtaattgcttactttggtgtgtggaaatgttatgtgtgtagtctctgtgtaattgtatgcttaatttggttatggaatgctgtctttttaagtatatatgttgatgctctctagacagagcgtagatgttgtgcggacaaagaaaatcacatcgcacacggactaaacaatggaacccatcggtgatgttttcatcaatcactcacaattgtatactagcaatcatttgctcacaacacacacggcttgctagcagcaatcgtctgtgttgttatcggtcttcgcacacgtttccgattacagacctgtttgccgcgtatcacacacatcttgttaagttcaactgtttctgttctcttgtctcaacacaaacagttcatccgagtgaaccgcatgccgtatatcgcacacaccttgatctggctgaccgtttattttctgttgcctaatcacaaacagttcatccaagtgaaccgtatgatgtacatcgcacacaccttcatctggctgcccgtttcttttgttcctcctcatcgcaaacagttaattgaactgaactgtatgccctgcatcgcacgcgcaactaaaatctgaaccgtgtttgatgcatcctccattgcaaacgatttgcacctttttgacgttctttttacaccaccatttgcgattattgcatcgcacatagtttcgtcgaaggttgtctgatcgtagtgtcgcgttagcagcatcctgcagtagtgtagaTGTGGGGAATATGCCCTAAAAGCagtaatattgtattattatatttataTATTCATAGTTAAGAGTTTATATTCCATGCTATAACTgatatgatcctggaatatgcgattcagtggaaaactcatatgcacgtgtggaatgataaacggaATAAAATAGGTTCCCTGTCTCGCCTCTAAGACTGGTTCAAATGTTGTTGGTGATCAAATTttccggatcttaggatatcgttaagtgtaacgatagtcctaaaacaacactAAGGGTATGATGTTAGAAGAACGATCATACTAAATCGACCCAATACTTGTCTGTTATACTATGTGATTATACTGTCTGAAATCATCTGTTATAACATAGAGTGTTAGCATGTGTTTTTAGTTCCTCAGACCATGAGAGTGTCTCGGTCACTTCCTACCAGACGGTGGGCTTTGGGGTCGCTCAAACGTCATGTGTAAcaaggtgatcataacgacaacttttAGGCACACCAGAAAGTTTGACAAGTGACCGGAcagctcgagagtgggatttgctcctccgacgatggagagatattattagggccctctcggtgtgacgacatccattatgtcacggggatgccggaacacgtcaacgagaaagaagaacaaaaccggtaacgggagcaatggtatagtgagcatggtgatgactcaggaggatacCTATGCACGccgggttttgtaaagtatcgcgaagcaaagggaacatcacatgataaccaaagatTCACTTGAATATCATTCGTGTAATTATAGGCACCAATATGGATGTCCATGGttgtcggggggatgaaccccaggcaggcaacggaacctggatccttttcaaaaacaatGGGGCCAGCACCGCCCCTCGATCCGGCTCGcccttggccgggtcgctcgacccggcaGGATCTGCGACCCGGCCGGACTCCTCGACTCGGCCCCAACAACCAAGCTCAAGACTTCTCCAGCAAGCCAGCACCGCCCCTAGCGTGCTCTCATAACCCGGCCAAGGGTCAGCGCCCGTCCCATCCCGgccgtacgatgggacgagtctccaccaactgatgaccgaagccactgtgccccgcccatgcctctggtcagccggACGAGGCAACAGTGGCccccacctacccgctgaccagggctagcgtggcaacagtgccccagACATCACCCATGACGCCAGCAAGCGGTGACCTGACGGAGCACCACTGTGGATCGACtcgactcggccacgccctgacgGTCGACAAGACGGCGCACAATACCCCTAGGCGCATGGGGCCTGCGCCCGGAGAACCAGGCGAGGCCTGGTACCCGGCGGGTCCCAGCGCCGGGTCCCCTGGGCACTGACGACCCGGCCCtacggccttgtaacattaccattgtacccctgggggttgacctataaaaccccccaggagccctcatgcatacgtGCAACTCACTCATTCACACAAGCAATACCACACACCTAGCAAGTAACACCCGAGGAAAGGGAACTGCCTAAGCCTTGGCCAGCTAcccttcttcctccatacaggtctaggagcaactctgtactcaCACATATCAACTACACTCgacaggactaggggtgttatctctccggagagccccgaacctgggtaatgTCTTGCGTCCtgcgctcgctcatgccgacctcgcctctggagcccaccagtgccctcaggcctcctcctatctttagccatcccatggtatctgccgtgcgcccaccacgacagttggcacccaccgtggggctgctCGAGGTCCTGGCCGGAAGCATGCTTCAGACGGGGTCTTCTCCGACTCCGACGAGCCCGTCACGCTGGCGGACGACGTCATcgacgcgctcgccgcctccTTCGCCACACTGCGCATCTCCTACGCGCCTACGGACGACGAGTACCCCCGCGAGGTACTTAGCTTTTGCGACTCCCCGCTCTCCATCAACGACAGCGCTCCCGCCGGGGCGATGGACCTCTGCGTGGAGGTCTTCGTCACCGACAACGACGCCTCCTCTTTGTCGAGCACGGAAAGGAAGGCCGCCGAAGCCAAGGCCGTGACGATTAGGGCCGACTCGCCCAACCCGCTGCGCGCCACGATGCATAGCCTCCGTGTTCCCATCGACACCGACGTCGACGCCTCCAACATCGCCGAGGCCCGGACCTGTCTCAACGAAGATCGCCAGTGCCTGTTGGACCTGATCGAgacgctcgccgccacgcagCGTCGCCTCGACTCCGCCCAGCTGGAGCGCGACGCCGCCTACGGCTTCACGCCTGCCGCTCCCGAGCCCAGCCGGGTCGCCGACGTGCGAACCCGGGGCGGCACGATCGGGCGCACTTTCGGCGTCCTCCCTCCCGTCTATGAGACTCCCGTGAAGAACATGTCTGTTGCAGGATCAGCTCACGGGTGAGGAGCTGCAGGATCGGCTCAAGAGGGTGAACGACCTCCTCGTCACGGCCAACGCACAGCAGGACCGCGTCAACCAGCTCACCAGGCCGGCCGGATCCGGCTCCGTCCGGGTCGCCGGACCCGGCAACAaccagctgatacgtctccaatgtatctataatttatgaagtattcatgttgttatattatcgatcttggatgtttaatgggctttattatacacttttatatgatttttgggactaacctattaacctagagcccagtgccagtttctgttttctccttgttttagagtatcgcagaaaaggaaaaccaaacggtgtccaattgacgtgcaacttgacggagatcatttttggaccaaaagaagcccacggagtaccggaagtaggccaggagagtcccgggctgcccacaagggtggggggtgcgcccacccccctggggcgcgccccctgcctcgtggacagcccagaaacccccctgacgtgaaatcaacgccaaactcttctatatatacccaaacttccagaaagaaacctagatcggaagttccgccgctgcaagcctctgtagccacgagaaatcaatctagccctctccggcaccctaccggaggggaccatcatcaccggtggccatggaggaggatcccggaggggccatcatcaccatgaaggccaaggaccagaggaaggaggccatggaggaggaagcacaagggggagaacctctcctcctctctttcggtggcaccggagtgccgtcgggagggggaatcatcgccgcggtgatcgtcttcatcaacatcaccaccatcatcaccatcctcatctcttttacgcggtccactctcccgcacccctcTGTAAttcctacttgaacatggtgctttatgccacatattatgatccaatgatgtgttgccatcctatgatgttttgagtagatatcttttatctttgggttgattgatgatctagattggtacgagttgtatgttttattttggtgttgtcctatggtgccctccatgtcacgcaagcgtgagggattcccgctgtagggtgttgcaatgcattcatgattcgcttatagtgggttggtgagtgactgaaacacaaacccgagtaagagggattgttgcatatgggaataaagaggacttgatgctttaatgctatggttgggttttaccttaatgatctttagtagttgcggatgcttgctagagttccaatcataagtgcatatgatccaagtagagaaagtatgttagcttatgcctctccctcatatgaaactgcaatagtgattaccggtcttgttaacgattgcctaggacaattccgcacaccgatccaccattactCCACACTcgttatttataatatttagtattatattctaactttatgataacagcacctaattttatattttagctctccgatatcatacaaagttatcctcttcatacccacaacgtagttttatttctcgtttctagttggaagaaaacgttcggtgcacgtagagtcgtatcagtggcagatagggcttgagagaatattgatcttacctttagctccttgtgggttcgacactccatacttatcactcccacctttggaaattgctacgatgattccctgcacttggggattataaCCAGCATACGGCGTCTTCTCCACCCGGCGAGGCGCACTACGGCCGCACCCGGACCCGGCGCAACATCGCCCCGATGGCTGCTGGCGGCTTGGCGGACGAGCCGGCCTCGGAGGCCTGGCGCCGCCTCGATCCCCTGCTCCAACCTGGCCGACGTCCAGCTACGGGTGACCCAGCCCCCCGTGGTGCAGTCACGGACCGACTGGGCCCGCGCGCCATCGACGACACCAATGATCGACACCGCCTCGACCGACTCGCCCTCTCCCAGGAGCTGGAGGAGATCGGCCCCGTCGTACCGGCGTGCTTCGGACCACGCATCCGGGGTGAGCCCTTCACCAAAGGGTTCATgctcccccgcgacacccccaagtacaacggAACCGTCAAGCCGGAGGACTAGCTCACTGACTACACCACCGCCATCAGCATCGCCGGCGGTAACCACCGCCTCGCCGTACGTTATGCGCCTCTCATGCTCCAGGGGTCGGCCCGcacctggttgaacagcctgccggCCGGCAGCATCAACACGTGGGTCGACTTCGAGCAGGCCTTTGTGCGCAACTTCACCGGCACCTACAAGCGACCCGGCCGCCCTAGTCAGCTCGCCATGTGTGTGCAGGGGCCGGCCGAAACCGGCCGCGAGTACCTCGCAAGCTGGACCGAGCTCCGAAACAGCTGCGAGGGCATCCACGAAGTCCAAGCCATCCAGTACTTCGTCAACGGGTGCCGagacggcaccctcctcaagcacaagctcttgcGCTCCGAGGCGGCCACCATGGCCGCACTCATAGTGACGGCGGACAAGTAGGCCAACGCCGACTATGtcatgaagatccaggtggcaCTAGACGAAGCCGGCAAGGCCAAGCCGGTGTCGCCTCCGAAGCCGGCCGGCGAGGGAAGCCGGCAGCAGCACAACCAgcagaacaacaagcgcaaggccgatcaACCGGCTCAGCGCTATGACAACCGGCTCGTCGCGGCCCCCGAGCAGGCACCCGCTGCCGAGCCGGCCGCCAAGCACCGGAACACCGGCAAAATGGCATGGCAGCCGCCATGAGCTTCGAGGACATGCTCGACGCtccctgcaagcaccacagcggcgcgaggccgtccacgcacacgcccgacagtgcgccatcaccaagcgcatcgCCAGGGGCGACATCCCACTGCCTCCGACTCTGGCTCCGGGAGCGGGgcagccgcctccgccgcctccagccggcGGCGCGATGCGCGACGACCCCTACCCGACCCAGAACGCGACCTACGTCGCCTTCACCAGCCTcggcgacgacaagcgcagcgagcgcctcctccggcaggaggtgaacaccgtcgtcccggccaagacggagtacatgcattggtcagaGCACCCGGTCACCTGGACCAGGGAGGACCACCCAGCCGTCATGCCGAACCCGGGTGGTTACGCCCTCGTCCTCGACCTCACCATCGTCGCACCCCGGCGCACGTGCAAATTCTCCCAGGTTCTCGTtgacggcggcagcagcatcaacatcctctgccgcgacaccatgaccaagctcggcctcgAGGCCAAGTACCTGGAGCCGACCCGCACGATCTTCCATGGCATCGTTTCCGGCCTCTCCTGCTCTTCGATCGGCCGGATCCGCCTCGACGTCCTGTTCGGCGACAACAGCCACTTCTGACGCGAGccgatctggtttgaggtggtggacttGTCTAGcgcgtaccacgcactgctgggccggcccgcgctcgccaagttcatggtaatcccccactacgcctacctgaagatgaagctgcCGGGTCCGAAGGGCCTCATCACAGTCACTGGCGACTACGCAAGTCCCTGGACTACGCCCGAGACGGCACCAAGCTGGTCGTAgccgaggagcggcgccagctCGACCGGATCATCGCCCTGGACCAAGAAGCATCGGCCGCCAAGATCCCAGCCAAGGAGCCGGCCGATGAGGCCGCgttcaagccctccaaggagaccaagaaggtgaagctgaacccggaagaccctagctgcagcaagtacgttgtcgtgggcacccgcctcgacaacaaataggaaggcgagctcgtcgacttcctccgtgagaatcgggatatctttgcatggacccccaaggacatgccgggtatcccgaggaagtacgccgagcacaaactccACTTCCTCAAGGACGCTAAGCCTGTCCGCCAACCCATACGACGTTTTTCCGAAGAAAAGAGAAGGACCACCGGTGAAGAGGTTGCCAAGCTCTTGGCGgacggcttcatcatggaagtgtttaaccccgagtggctggccaacccagtcctcgtcctaaagaagaacaagacctggcgcatgtgcatcgactacaccagcctgaacaaggcctgccccaaagacccgTTCGCCCTTTCgcggatcgaccaagtcatcgactccaccgccgggtgcgagctcctgtccttcctggatgcttactccggCTATCATCAGATCATACTGGACCCGGCTAACGACCTGAAGACATCCTTCATCATGCCCTTCGGGGCGTATTtctacatcaccatgtcgttcggcttAAAGAACGTCGGCGCCACTttccagcgctgcatgcagaaatgcttgctgccgcaactcggccgcaacatccacgtctacgtggacgacatcgtggtgaagaccaagcagcacctcacgctcctcgatgaattgaaggaaaccttcgccaaCCTATGTGAGTACAaggtcaagctcaacccggagaaatgcgttttcggcgtcccggccggaaagctactcggcttcctcgtctcgAAGCACGGCATTGTGgcaaacccggagaagatcaaggccatcgagcgcatgcCCAAGCCAGCTCGgctgcgcgatgtccagaagttcactggctgcttggcctcggtcagccagtttctcagccggctgggcgagagggccCTGCCCCTGtatcagctgatgaagaagatgacgCCGTAAGAGTGGAACGACCAGGCGGACGAAGCTTTCCGGGatctcaagcgcatgctctccaccgcaccaGTCCTGGCCGCACCGGCCGAGAAGGAGCCGTTGTTGCTCTATATCGCCGCGACCTCGCGGACGGTCAGCACGGTGAtggtggtcgagcgaccagagaaggACAAGGTCCAAGCCGTCCAGCGTCCCGTCTACTGCCTAAGCGAGGTGCTCTCCGcctcgaagcagaactacccgcactaccagaaaaTGTGTTACGGCGTGTACTTTACTGCCAAGAAACTCAAGCAGTACTTCCAAGAGCATGTCATCACCATGGTCAGCACGGCCCCTCTTGGCGAGACCATCGGGTGCCGGGACGCCTCTGGCCGGGTCGCCAAGTGAGCACTCGAGCTAGCtggccacaccatcctctacgagcaCCGCACCACGATCAAGTCCCAGGctttggccgacttcctcgtccaCTGGACCGAGACCCGGTACCTaccgccgccgccggactcgACGCACTAGCGCATGCACTTTGATGGCTTGAAGATGCGACTCGGCCTGGGGGCCGGCATTGTGCTGTCCTCCCCCAACGGCGACCGGCTCAAATACGCGCTgtagatccacttcgccgcctccaacaacgtcgccgagtacgaagcccttgtgcacggcctccggcttgccaaggaactcggcatccggcGCATCCTATGCTACGGCGATTCGGACCTGGTGGTGTAGCAAAGCTCCGGCGAGTGGGACGCCCACGACTCCAACATGGCGCGCTATCGCTTCCTCGTCCAAAAGCTGTCCGGATTCTTCGCgggctgcgagttcctccatgtccCGCGCACAGAAAACGAAGCAGCCGAAACGCTCGCCGAGATCGCCTCGTCCCGGCAGTCCGTCCCGTCCGGCGTCTCCCTCGAGCATCTGCAGAAGCCGTCCATCAAACCATCCCCGGACTCCGAGTCCATCCACGTCCCAACCGACCCGGCCGCGCCTCAACCCGGCCCGAGGACTGCTCCAACCGACCCGGCCGCgcctcaacccggcccggggactactcCAGCCAGCCTGACCACAACTCAACCCGGCCCTGGGGCCGCTgaacccggctcgggggctgCCACCCCGAAACCTGTCGTGATGGCCGTCCTCGCCGGGGTCGCGGCACCATCCTGGGCCCTGCCCATCTCGGAGTTCCTGGAAAACGGGGTCCTTCCCATGGACGAGACCGAAGCCCGGCAGGTGCAGCATCGGGCGTCCGcctacagcatcatcaacaacgagctcgtcaaACGCAGCTCTACCGGTGTATTCCAACGCTGCGTCGAGCAGGACAAGGGCATTGAGATCCTCCTTGACATACACCAGGGCGAGTGCGGGCACCACGCCGCCTCGCGGTCCCttggtggccaaggctttccgccatggtttctactCGCCCACGACCCTCGAAGACGCAGAGTCGCTCGTCCTTAAGTGTGAAGGATGCCAACGCTTCAGCAAGCgcagtcaccagccggcgtcggCACTCCGGACCATCCCGATCGCCTGGCCCTTCACGGGCTGGGGACTTGACATGGTGGGGCCTTTCAAGACCGCTCgaggcggcatgacacatctgctggtggcagtggacaagttcaccaagtggatcgaggcaAGGCCAATCATGAAGCTGGACGGCCCGACGGTCGTCCGATTTATCAAGGACATCACGGTGCGCTACGGCATGCCAAATAGCATCATCACGgacaacggcaccaacttcgcAAAGGGCGCGCTCGCGCAGTACTGCTCCGTCTCCGGCATCCGCCTTGACCTGGCTTCCATGGCACACCCCCAGtccaacggccaggtcgagcgagccaAAGGTCTCATcctgtccggcatcaagccgcgACTCGTCGAGCCACTTGTCCGGTCACCCGGCAGCTGGCTTGACGAgttgccggccgtcctctggagtctccgCACTACGCCAAACAGGTCGACCTGGttcaccccattcttcctcgtctacagaGCAGAAGCCGTCATCCCAACCAACGTCGAGTTTGACTCGCCGCGCGTCACGATGTACACAGAAGCCGAAGCAAAAGAAGCCCGCGAAGAGGGCgtcgacctgctcgaagaagcACGTCTCCTAGCGCTCAGTCACtcagccatctaccagcaaggcctgaggcattaccacagcaagaagatcaagcccctcgctTTCCGAGAGGGAGACCTCGTCCTCCGACTCATCCAAGAGCAGACTGGCCAACACAAGCTATCCTCCccatgggagggccccttcatctTTAGCAAGGCCTTATGCGACCGCAACGcgtactacctcatcgacgcctGCAAGACAAACAAGCGCAAGAGGGATACCGTCGGCGAAGAAACAACCCGGCCATGGAACGTGGAGCTCCTCCGTCCGTTTTACA contains:
- the LOC141041118 gene encoding uncharacterized protein; the encoded protein is MKLDGPTVVRFIKDITVRYGMPNSIITDNGTNFAKGALAQYCSVSGIRLDLASMAHPQSNGQVERAKGLILSGIKPRLVEPLVRSPGSWLDELPAVLWSLRTTPNRSTWFTPFFLVYRAEAVIPTNVEFDSPRVTIKKIKPLAFREGDLVLRLIQEQTGQHKLSSPWEGPFIFSKALCDRNAYYLIDACKTNKRKRDTVGEETTRPWNVELLRPFYS
- the LOC109752253 gene encoding uncharacterized protein, whose translation is MARYRFLVQKLSGFFAGCEFLHVPRTENEAAETLAEIASSRQSVPSGVSLEHLQKPSIKPSPDSESIHVPTDPAAPQPGPRTAPTDPAAPQPGPGTTPASLTTTQPGPGAAEPGSGAATPKPVVMAVLAGVAAPSWALPISEFLENGVLPMDETEARQVQHRASAYSIINNELVKRSSTGVFQRCVEQDKGIEILLDIHQGECGHHAASRSLGGQGFPPWFLLAHDPRRRRVARP